Within Xanthomonas oryzae pv. oryzae, the genomic segment CGACAATGCCGCCGGTGGGCAGATAACTCAGTCCCTTCAAAACGACCAAAGAGCGGCGTACCTGCTCGGTCCACGGCCCGACATCGGTGCAGCGGCGCGCCCAGCCATGCCAGAACGCGGTGGTGCGTTGCAATGCCTGTTCGGCATCGATCAGGGGCGGCGTCTCCAGATGCGAGGCGCCGTGGCTGAGCAGAAACCAGGTGCTTCCGCCTTCGCGCAGGGTGAAGTCGGCTTCGGTGCCCATGTCTTGGCCGCGCAGCGTTTGCGGCGAACGCAGTGCCAGTTGATCGGGGCCGGCGATGGCGCGGATGCCATCGACGATACGTGTGACCCATGGCACCGTGCGGCCGTAGTTGAAGCGGAAGGTGAGGCGCATGTGCATCGGCACGCTGCCCTGTACGCAGCGCACGAGACGCACCAGGTGCTGGTGGACTTCGGTGTTTTCGCTGGCCACCATGAAGTCGACCAGTTCCACCGTGCCGCTGTCGGTGATCATGCGCGTGCACAGCACCAGACTGTCGTCTTCGTAGGCGCGCTCGGTGCGGAAGTCGGCAGCCGGCGACAATGCCCATTGCCCATGTTGGTCAGCGCCCAACAACGAGGCGAAGACGGCGTCGGAATCGAAGCGTGGCAGACACAGCCAATCGATGGTGCCGCGGTGATCGACCAGGGCCGCGCTGTGGCAGTTGCCCAGCATGGCATGGTCCTCGATACGCACGCTCATGGGTTGGGCGCTTCCTTCCGGCGAAAGAACGCGCAGTTTTGCATGCACCGTGTCGGGATCAGGTCACGACTGCGCCGGCAAACCAAGCAGCGGTGGCACCGTGTGTTGCAGGCGCCGTATCAGTGCCGGATCCATGTACGCGTAGTCGTCGGGAATCTGCAGACAGATCACCCGGCAATGGCGCAGGTGCGCAGCGAAGCGTTGACGCAGCAGTTGCAGATGACGGCGTTCCATCACCAGCACCACCTGCGCCTCTTGCAGCAATTCCGGGGTGACCTGCACGTCGGCGTCTGCGGCCACTCCCGCCGATTGCGCCTGCACGCCGGGCCAGTCGGCGAACACGCGCTCGGCAGTGGGGCTGCGCAGCCGGTTGCGGCTGCACACGAACAACACCCGCAGCGGTTGCCCGCCGCGCTGGCTCAGCGGCCTTCGCGCAGGAAGCGCGCCATCGAGGACACACCCGGCAAGGCGGGTTCGAACTGGCCGGCCACATCGATGAAGCCGCGCATGATGGCGATCTCGCGCGGGGTGCGGTTGAGCGCATCGCGGCGGTCGGCATCGGCGCCGGCCCGCAGCAAGCGCTGCACCAGCAGCGGGAGGCCGTGCAGTGCGGCCAGATGCAGCGGGCCGAAGCCGCGTTGGTCGGCCACGTCCAACGAGACATCTTCGTCGAGCAGACGTTCGACCCCGGCCAACACCACCTGCTCGTCGCAGGCGGTGCCCGGTTCGGCACGTGCGCCCAGCAACAGCAGCAAGGGGCTGACCCGGCCACCGGCCAGGTGTTCCGGGTCGGCGCCGGCCAGCAGCAAGGTGTCCAGCAAGGCCAGCAGGCGATTCTTGTCGCGCGCGCTGAAGCCGTACAACGCGGCGCAATGCAGCGGCGCCAACCCTTGCTCGTCGGTGGCGTGCACGTCGGCTGCGGCGGTGAGCAGGCGCGCCACGATGTCCGGCAGGCCCAGCGCGCAGGCCAGCATCAATACGGTCACGCCGCCGGGCAGGCGGTGTTCAATCTGCGCGCCGGCCTGCAGCAACGCAGCCACGATCTCGGTCTGGCGCATGCTCACCGCCGCCGACAATGGCGTGGCGCCGCTGTTGGCGGCACGCTGCGGATCGGCGCCGCGGCCGAGCAGATGCGTCACCACGCCAAGGTGGCCGCCACCGGCCGCACGCAGCAGTGCGGTGCAGCCTTGCGCGTCGAGGGCGTCGACCGGCAGACCGAGGTCGATCAGGCGACGCACCGCATCGGTATCGCCGGTCATTGCGGCAGCCGGCACATCCGCTTCGCGCAGCGTGCGGCGCGGCAGCGACCAGATGCGCCAATCCAGCCAGCCGGCCAGATCGCGGCGGCCGATCGACAGCGCCACGCCCAACGGGGTCTGCCCATCGGCAGCGCGCGCTTCCGGCGAGGCGCCGTGTTTGACCAGCAATTTCAGCGAGGCGTCGCGGCCCAGCGCGGTGGCCAGATGCAGCGCCGTCATGCCGTGGCTGTCGCGCGCTTCGCGGTCCACGCCATGTTCCAGCAACCACTGCTGCAAGCGCAGCCAACCCAGCCGCACCGCCAGCGACAACGGCGGATCGTCGGCAGCCGACGCAGCGAACGGGTCGGCACCACGTTCGAGCAACTCGAGCGCGAACTGTTCCAACCCGCGCGATGCCGCGTCGTGCTGCACGCAGGCGCTCAGCAACCGGGTCAGACCACCGGCACCCGCTGGCGAGACGCCATGCCGCAGCAACGCCTGCAGGGCCGGCACCGCCTCCACGCCGCGCGCG encodes:
- a CDS encoding low molecular weight protein tyrosine phosphatase family protein; the protein is MLFVCSRNRLRSPTAERVFADWPGVQAQSAGVAADADVQVTPELLQEAQVVLVMERRHLQLLRQRFAAHLRHCRVICLQIPDDYAYMDPALIRRLQHTVPPLLGLPAQS